The following are encoded in a window of Castanea sativa cultivar Marrone di Chiusa Pesio chromosome 5, ASM4071231v1 genomic DNA:
- the LOC142634333 gene encoding uncharacterized protein LOC142634333, which yields MAAITSALIAIAGVVLGWIAIEIACKPCLEQGREAIDRSLNPDYDPDDAVSNNNNIRAPLITSESNDPVVVVASSTASYDSSVKPI from the coding sequence atGGCAGCAATAACAAGCGCATTGATAGCAATAGCAGGAGTGGTGCTGGGTTGGATCGCCATCGAGATCGCTTGCAAACCTTGCCTTGAACAAGGCCGCGAAGCCATCGATCGCTCCCTCAATCCCGACTACGATCCGGACGACGCCGtttccaacaacaacaacattcgCGCCCCTCTCATCACCTCTGAATCTAATGatcctgttgttgttgttgcttcttCCACCGCTTCCTACGATTCTTCTGTCAAGCCCATCTGA